The Engystomops pustulosus chromosome 1, aEngPut4.maternal, whole genome shotgun sequence genome has a window encoding:
- the NKX1-1 gene encoding NK1 transcription factor-related protein 1 yields MNVSRDKAQVDISMPQAQAAVVVEAVSCTLHSGEIMDSHGEQRLSASDHPVYGCPRQGDSQGGSTPGQEGMVPAPPAVHRTTSFSVLDILDPNKFNSKQRHCTLVYNKSSDYILRAEDKQGEGPIDLPNQKPFLEDFDNCKKSPDVLKDEELYQQTGEDCQNQDFSPSPGSDLEEEEDEEDEEVCSEESSNSTPSGTVDRENGGSTQAEDGLSSHGNTPGSQQGNSKNQNQQNQGQNQHGKPKRKRTGSDSKSGKPRRARTAFTYEQLVALENKFKSTRYLSVCERLNLALSLSLTETQVKIWFQNRRTKWKKQNPGADTSAPTGGSGHGGGGGPGMGGGLSPLSHSPPMGNPLGMHGHPGYPSHAPGGLMCTAQLPFLPGPAAVLSPFVLGSQSYGTPAFYAPHL; encoded by the exons ATGAATGTGAGTAGAGACAAAGCTCAGGTAGACATCTCCATGCCCCAAGCAcaggcagcagtggtggtggaggctgtgtcctgcacccTACACAGTGGGGAAATCATGGACAGCCATGGAGAACAGAGACTGTCAGCCAGCGACCACCCAGTGTATGGCTGCCCCAGGCAAGGGGACAGCCAGGGTGGCAGCACTCCAGGACAGGAGGGCATGGTGCCAGCCCCACCGGCCGTCCACAGAACCACTTCCTTCTCAGTCCTGGACATTCTGGACCCAAATAAATTCAACAGCAAACAGAGGCATTGCACCCTGGTGTACAACAAGTCCAGTGACTACATACTGAGGGCAGAGGACAAGCAAGGAGAGGGGCCCATAGACCTCCCGAACCAGAAACCTTTCTTAGAGGACTTTGACAACTGCAAAAAGTCTCCGGATGTTCTAA aggatgaagaattgtacCAACAGACTGGAGAAGATTGTCAAAATCAGGACTTTAGCCCCAGTCCTGGTAGTgacctggaggaagaggaggatgaggaagatgaAGAGGTCTGCAGTGAAGAGAGCAGCAACTCCACTCCTTCTGGTACAGTGGACAGGGAGAATGGGGGCTCTACTCAGGCTGAGGATGGTCTATCAAGTCATGGTAACACTCCTGGGTCACAGCAAGGTAATTCCAAGAACCAGAACCAACAGAACCAAGGACAGAACCAGCATGGTAAACCCAAGAGGAAGAGAACAGGTTCTGACTCTAAGTCTGGCAAACCCAGGAGAGCTAGAACAGCTTTCACCTATGAACAGCTGGTGGCTCTGGAGAACAAGTTCAAGTCTACAAGATACCTCTCGGTGTGTGAGAGACTCAACCTGGCATTATCGCTGAGTCTGACTGAGACCCAAGTCAAGATCTGGTTCCAGAATAGACGCACAAAGTGGAAGAAGCAGAATCCTGGAGCAGACACCAGTGCCCCTACTGGAGGTTCTGGTCATGGGGGGGGCGGTGGTCCAGGTATGGGTGGGGGGCTGAGCCCTCTTAGCCATTCCCCACCTATGGGCAACCCACTGGGCATGCATGGACACCCTGGTTACCCAAGCCATGCACCTGGTGGActcatgtgcacagcacagttaCCCTTCCTCCCTGGCCCAGCTGCAGTCCTGTCACCCTTTGTCCTGGGGTCTCAGTCTTATGGGACCCCAGCATTTTATGCCCCCCACTTATGA